One region of Ornithinibacter aureus genomic DNA includes:
- a CDS encoding DUF305 domain-containing protein, with the protein MRLKTRCSKAATVLALAAGLALAGCGGDHSGHETGAAASPTASSTAGATFNAADGMFAVMMIPHHEQAVEMADLVPTRTTNADLLALATEIKDAQQPEITQMQGWLKGWGTDVAAMGDHASHGGMAGMQSDEAMADLAALTGDSFDRRWMEMMIDHHEGAVTMAKDVIAKGSDPAVRALAEQVITAQQAEIAQMTGMLGG; encoded by the coding sequence GTGAGGTTGAAGACGCGCTGCAGCAAGGCCGCCACCGTTCTCGCGCTCGCCGCCGGACTGGCGCTCGCCGGGTGCGGTGGTGACCACAGCGGCCATGAGACGGGTGCGGCGGCCAGCCCGACGGCATCCTCGACGGCGGGGGCGACGTTCAACGCCGCAGACGGGATGTTCGCGGTCATGATGATCCCGCACCACGAGCAGGCTGTGGAGATGGCCGACCTGGTCCCGACGCGCACGACGAACGCCGACCTGCTGGCGCTGGCGACGGAGATCAAGGACGCCCAGCAGCCCGAGATCACCCAGATGCAGGGATGGCTCAAGGGGTGGGGCACCGACGTCGCGGCGATGGGTGACCACGCCTCGCACGGCGGGATGGCCGGGATGCAGTCGGACGAGGCCATGGCCGACCTCGCCGCCCTCACGGGCGACTCGTTCGACCGCCGGTGGATGGAGATGATGATCGACCACCACGAGGGGGCGGTCACCATGGCCAAGGACGTCATCGCGAAGGGCTCGGACCCGGCCGTGCGCGCCCTGGCCGAGCAGGTCATTACCGCTCAGCAGGCCGAGATCGCGCAGATGACCGGGATGCTCGGGGGCTGA
- a CDS encoding nucleotidyltransferase domain-containing protein, producing the protein MNLSSPMTSVIPGVHGVVLAVLARTDQPLSGREVAALTQGAASQRRVNDVLGALVDTGIVLRARHPPAYLYRLNRDHVAAEGIMALSRQRETLLERIRHDVAAWPIPPVSASLFGSGARGEAGPRSDVDIVLVSGLQGERDAAIWVGQIDQLAQRVFDWSGNRCEILELTEAEVVDAATDGGRLVRELRADAIHLGGRDLRSILTAAQASA; encoded by the coding sequence ATGAACCTGTCCAGCCCGATGACGTCCGTCATCCCCGGCGTGCACGGCGTGGTGCTCGCTGTGCTGGCCCGAACCGACCAGCCGCTGTCCGGCCGCGAGGTCGCGGCGCTCACTCAGGGAGCAGCCAGCCAGCGCCGCGTCAACGATGTCCTTGGTGCCCTCGTCGATACGGGCATCGTCCTGCGCGCACGGCATCCGCCCGCGTATCTGTATCGCCTGAACCGTGACCACGTCGCTGCTGAGGGCATCATGGCGCTGAGCCGACAGCGCGAGACGCTTCTGGAGCGCATTCGGCACGACGTGGCTGCGTGGCCGATCCCGCCGGTCTCGGCGAGCCTGTTTGGTTCCGGAGCGCGTGGCGAGGCCGGGCCGCGCAGTGACGTGGACATCGTGCTCGTATCAGGGCTGCAGGGGGAGCGCGACGCGGCGATCTGGGTGGGGCAGATCGACCAGTTGGCGCAGCGCGTGTTCGACTGGTCAGGCAATCGCTGCGAGATCCTGGAGCTGACGGAGGCTGAGGTTGTCGACGCTGCGACGGACGGTGGCCGGCTGGTCAGGGAACTGCGTGCTGACGCCATCCACCTGGGTGGCCGCGACCTCCGGTCGATCCTCACCGCGGCACAGGCCTCCGCATGA
- a CDS encoding IS256 family transposase produces the protein MLKVVHEENESHEKGTGCGGSLLDQVVRDGARQLLAVALQAEVAAYIEAHAHERDEAGRRLVVRNGFHEPREVTTAAGAVPVRAPRVNDRRVDEVSGQRVRFSSAILPAWARKSPQVAEVLPLLYLHGLSSLDFAPALTQFLGTGHGLSPTTITRLTKAWQDEARAFNQRSLAEVDYVYVWVDGIHLKVRLEQDKVCLLVMIGVRADGTKELIALDDGHRESTESWADLLRSCQRRGMRAPVLAVGDGALGFWAAVRQVFPGTREQRCWFHKIANVLNCLPKSAQPGAKAALAEIWNAEDREHAAAAARAFAAQYGVKWPKAAAKIIDDLDVLLAFFDFPAEHWVHLRTTNPIESTFATVRLRQRVTKGPGSRAAGVAMAFKLIQAAQARWRAVNAPHLVALVRAGATFERGILVERPEDTSLESGGDQQVA, from the coding sequence ATGCTCAAGGTAGTCCACGAGGAGAACGAGTCGCACGAGAAGGGCACCGGGTGTGGCGGGTCGTTGCTCGACCAGGTCGTGCGTGATGGTGCCCGGCAGCTGCTCGCGGTGGCGTTGCAGGCCGAGGTTGCCGCGTACATCGAGGCCCACGCGCACGAGCGTGATGAGGCCGGTCGGCGGTTGGTGGTCCGTAACGGGTTCCACGAGCCGCGGGAGGTGACCACCGCTGCTGGGGCGGTGCCGGTGCGGGCGCCGCGGGTCAACGACAGGCGGGTCGATGAGGTCAGCGGGCAGCGGGTCCGGTTCTCCTCGGCGATCCTGCCGGCGTGGGCGCGCAAGTCCCCGCAGGTGGCGGAGGTGTTGCCGCTGTTGTACCTACACGGGCTGTCGAGCTTGGATTTCGCGCCGGCGTTGACGCAGTTCCTGGGCACCGGCCACGGGCTGTCGCCGACGACGATCACGAGGTTGACCAAGGCCTGGCAGGACGAGGCCAGGGCGTTCAACCAACGCTCCTTGGCTGAGGTCGACTACGTGTACGTGTGGGTCGACGGGATCCACCTCAAGGTCCGCCTCGAGCAGGACAAGGTGTGTCTGCTGGTGATGATCGGGGTGCGCGCTGACGGCACCAAGGAGCTCATCGCCCTGGACGACGGGCACCGCGAGTCCACCGAGTCGTGGGCGGACCTGCTGCGCTCGTGCCAGCGGCGCGGGATGAGGGCACCGGTGCTCGCGGTCGGCGATGGGGCGTTGGGGTTCTGGGCCGCGGTGCGGCAGGTGTTCCCGGGCACCCGTGAGCAGCGCTGCTGGTTCCACAAGATCGCCAACGTCCTCAACTGCCTCCCGAAGTCGGCGCAGCCGGGCGCGAAGGCCGCCCTCGCGGAGATCTGGAACGCCGAAGACCGTGAACATGCCGCCGCGGCGGCGAGGGCGTTCGCGGCGCAGTACGGGGTCAAGTGGCCCAAGGCGGCCGCGAAGATCATCGATGACCTCGACGTGCTGCTGGCGTTCTTCGACTTCCCCGCCGAGCACTGGGTCCACCTGCGCACGACGAACCCGATCGAGTCGACGTTCGCGACCGTGCGGCTGCGTCAGCGGGTCACCAAGGGCCCTGGCTCGCGCGCTGCTGGGGTCGCGATGGCGTTCAAGCTGATCCAGGCCGCGCAGGCCCGGTGGCGGGCGGTCAACGCGCCCCATCTCGTCGCGCTCGTGCGAGCCGGAGCCACCTTCGAGCGAGGGATCCTCGTCGAACGACCCGAAGACACGAGCCTCGAATCAGGAGGTGATCAGCAAGTCGCGTGA
- a CDS encoding succinic semialdehyde dehydrogenase, with amino-acid sequence MADVIADPELDPAATYAVDPARVRALTARVIASGDEPEMRTSTPLTGAPLATLPVSSARDVVKAVGLARAAQRGWAATALSERADVLLRLHDLVLDHQPDLLDLVQLESGKARGHAFEEVADCAIVARHYARRGPAMLADTRHPGAFPLLTQAVEHHRPKGVVGIVSPWNYPLSLAVSDAIPALLAGNAVVLRPDPQGSLTALAAVELLAQAGLPDGVLQVVLGPGDPTGQAVVDHTDYVSFTGSTATGRRVAEATGRRLVGVSLELGGKNTMYVAADANLRRAVDGAVRACFGSAGQLCISAERLVVHTDIYDEFVPRFVERVSRMRLSTGLHWGADMGSLVSADQKAKVLSHVEDAVSKGARVLTGGKERPDIGPLVVEPTVLEGVTAAMACRDEETFGPVVSLYRVRSDDEAVRLANDTEYGLNASVWTCDVRRGRAIAAGIQAGTVNVNEGYAAAWGSVGAPMGGMKSSGLGRRHGREGLLKYTESQNVSAQHLIGIAPFAGMSDQGFARALTGALKVMKSLRMP; translated from the coding sequence ATGGCCGACGTCATCGCTGACCCGGAGCTCGACCCCGCCGCCACGTATGCCGTGGACCCGGCACGGGTGCGAGCCCTCACCGCCCGTGTCATCGCCTCGGGCGACGAGCCGGAGATGCGCACGAGCACCCCGCTCACCGGGGCCCCGCTGGCGACGCTGCCCGTGTCGAGCGCGCGCGACGTCGTGAAGGCGGTCGGCCTCGCCAGAGCGGCCCAGCGCGGCTGGGCAGCCACCGCCCTGAGCGAGCGCGCCGACGTCCTGCTGCGCCTGCACGACCTCGTGCTCGACCACCAGCCCGACCTGCTCGACCTCGTCCAGCTCGAGTCGGGCAAGGCCCGCGGCCACGCCTTCGAGGAGGTTGCCGACTGCGCGATCGTGGCCCGCCACTACGCCCGCCGCGGGCCGGCCATGCTCGCCGACACCCGGCATCCGGGCGCGTTCCCGCTGCTGACCCAGGCCGTGGAGCACCACCGGCCCAAGGGCGTCGTCGGCATCGTCTCGCCGTGGAACTACCCCCTCAGCCTCGCGGTCTCCGACGCCATCCCGGCGCTGCTCGCCGGCAACGCCGTCGTGCTGCGCCCCGACCCGCAGGGCTCGCTCACCGCGCTCGCCGCGGTCGAACTGTTGGCCCAGGCCGGGCTCCCCGACGGTGTCCTCCAGGTGGTGCTCGGCCCCGGCGACCCCACGGGCCAGGCCGTCGTCGACCACACCGACTACGTCAGCTTCACCGGCTCCACCGCCACCGGCCGCCGGGTCGCCGAGGCGACCGGGCGACGCCTCGTGGGGGTCTCCCTGGAGCTCGGCGGCAAGAACACGATGTACGTCGCGGCCGACGCGAACCTGCGCCGGGCCGTCGACGGGGCCGTGCGGGCCTGCTTCGGTTCGGCCGGCCAGCTGTGCATCAGCGCCGAACGGCTCGTCGTCCACACCGACATCTACGACGAGTTCGTGCCCCGCTTCGTCGAGCGGGTCTCCCGGATGCGGCTGTCGACGGGTCTGCACTGGGGCGCCGACATGGGCAGCCTGGTCAGTGCCGACCAGAAGGCCAAGGTGCTCTCGCACGTCGAGGATGCCGTGTCCAAGGGCGCCCGCGTCCTCACCGGTGGCAAGGAGCGGCCCGACATCGGCCCCCTCGTCGTCGAGCCGACCGTGCTCGAAGGGGTCACGGCCGCGATGGCCTGCCGCGACGAGGAGACCTTCGGCCCGGTCGTCTCGCTCTACCGGGTGCGCTCCGACGACGAAGCGGTGCGCCTGGCCAACGACACCGAGTACGGCCTCAACGCGTCGGTGTGGACCTGTGACGTGCGCCGCGGGCGCGCGATCGCGGCCGGCATCCAGGCCGGGACCGTGAACGTCAACGAGGGCTACGCCGCCGCGTGGGGCAGCGTCGGTGCGCCGATGGGCGGCATGAAGTCCTCGGGCCTCGGGCGCCGCCACGGCCGCGAGGGCCTGCTGAAGTACACCGAGTCGCAGAACGTCTCGGCGCAGCACCTCATCGGCATCGCCCCGTTCGCCGGGATGAGTGACCAGGGGTTCGCCCGCGCGCTGACCGGCGCGCTGAAGGTGATGAAGTCGTTGAGGATGCCGTGA
- a CDS encoding GMC family oxidoreductase yields MTPDAAVTPDADVDVDVVVVGSGFGGAVSALRLAEKGYRVLVLEAGQRFEDEDFPETSWDVRRYLWAPQVGCYGIQRIHRLPDVVVLAGAGVGGGSLNYANTLYVPPRPFFEDEQWSDITDWQAELAPHYETASAMLGVVTNPCEGVVEEVMRRTADDLGVGSSFRKTPVGVYFGRPGESVDDPYFGGAGPRRTGCTECGNCMVGCRVGAKNTLRKNYLALAENLGVEIRAMRTVTRLGEVPGSTAGGRPAVHRVLHERTGPVGGRDVEVVTARHVVVAAGAWGTQTLLHAMRDAGELPRLSPFLGKRTRTNSEALLGAMSQRVPPAEVDLTRGVAITSSFHVDEHTHVENCRYGKGSNAMGLLATVAVPGGTGRPRWLELARQIGRDPWGFLRMMPMARRWSERMVIGLVMQSRDNSLAVSGRRGLFGRPGLTSRQGHGTPNPTYIPEGHEAMQALAGRLAEATGEYTAAGGSWFEVFDVPMTAHFLGGATIGSSPQRGVVDGYHRVWGHPGISVVDGAAVSANLGVNPSLTITAQAERAMSLWPNRGDADPRPAQDEPYAVLAPIAAAHPAVPAGFPRRVPVTGPVPVGLSVGRASMGA; encoded by the coding sequence GTGACGCCCGACGCGGCCGTGACGCCCGACGCGGACGTCGACGTCGACGTCGTCGTGGTGGGCTCCGGCTTCGGCGGAGCAGTGTCGGCCCTGCGGCTGGCCGAGAAGGGCTACCGCGTGCTCGTGCTCGAGGCCGGCCAGCGCTTCGAGGACGAGGACTTCCCCGAGACGTCGTGGGACGTGCGCCGCTACCTGTGGGCGCCACAGGTGGGCTGCTACGGCATCCAGCGCATCCACCGCCTGCCCGACGTCGTCGTGCTCGCGGGTGCCGGGGTCGGCGGTGGCTCGCTCAACTACGCCAACACGCTCTACGTGCCGCCGCGCCCTTTCTTCGAGGACGAGCAGTGGAGCGACATCACCGACTGGCAGGCCGAGCTCGCCCCGCACTACGAGACCGCGAGCGCCATGCTCGGGGTGGTCACCAACCCCTGCGAGGGTGTCGTCGAGGAGGTGATGCGGCGCACCGCCGACGACCTCGGCGTGGGGAGCAGCTTCCGCAAGACCCCGGTCGGGGTCTACTTCGGCCGCCCCGGCGAGAGCGTCGACGACCCGTACTTCGGCGGCGCCGGGCCGCGGCGCACGGGGTGCACCGAGTGCGGCAACTGCATGGTCGGATGCCGGGTGGGCGCCAAGAACACGTTGCGCAAGAACTACTTGGCCCTGGCCGAGAACCTCGGGGTCGAGATCCGCGCGATGCGCACGGTCACCCGCCTCGGTGAGGTGCCGGGGTCGACCGCGGGTGGCCGGCCCGCGGTGCACCGGGTGCTGCACGAGCGCACCGGGCCGGTCGGTGGGCGCGACGTCGAGGTCGTCACGGCCCGGCACGTCGTCGTGGCCGCGGGGGCGTGGGGCACCCAGACGCTGCTGCACGCGATGCGCGACGCCGGTGAGCTGCCGCGGCTCTCGCCCTTCCTCGGCAAGCGCACCCGCACCAACTCCGAGGCCCTGCTCGGGGCGATGAGTCAGCGCGTGCCACCCGCCGAGGTCGACCTCACCCGGGGCGTGGCGATCACGTCGTCCTTCCACGTCGACGAGCACACCCACGTCGAGAACTGCCGCTACGGCAAGGGCTCGAACGCGATGGGGCTGCTCGCGACGGTGGCCGTGCCCGGTGGCACCGGACGGCCGCGCTGGCTCGAGCTCGCACGCCAGATCGGGCGCGACCCGTGGGGCTTCCTGCGGATGATGCCGATGGCGCGCCGGTGGAGCGAGCGGATGGTCATCGGGCTGGTCATGCAGAGCAGGGACAACTCCCTCGCCGTGTCGGGCCGGCGCGGGCTGTTCGGGCGGCCGGGCCTGACCTCGCGGCAGGGCCACGGCACCCCGAACCCGACGTACATCCCCGAGGGGCACGAGGCGATGCAGGCGCTTGCCGGGCGACTGGCCGAGGCGACGGGGGAGTACACCGCTGCCGGGGGTTCGTGGTTCGAGGTGTTCGACGTGCCCATGACGGCGCACTTCCTCGGCGGGGCGACGATCGGTTCCTCGCCACAACGCGGCGTCGTCGACGGCTACCACCGCGTCTGGGGGCACCCCGGCATCTCGGTCGTCGACGGGGCCGCAGTCTCGGCGAACCTCGGGGTCAACCCGTCGCTCACCATCACCGCGCAGGCGGAGCGGGCGATGTCGCTGTGGCCGAACCGCGGCGACGCCGACCCGCGGCCCGCGCAGGACGAGCCGTATGCCGTGCTCGCACCGATCGCTGCCGCTCACCCGGCCGTTCCGGCCGGGTTCCCGCGGCGCGTGCCGGTGACGGGGCCGGTGCCGGTGGGGCTGTCAGTGGGCCGGGCCAGCATGGGGGCATGA
- a CDS encoding DUF1905 domain-containing protein, with amino-acid sequence MSAPPDGWTFTTSLWQWKGGAWRFVTVPEDVSDEVDEVVGDATGGFGSVRVEVTVGSTTWLTSLFPSTEQGAYVLPVKKAVRTAEGVGDDDPLEVTIRLVGR; translated from the coding sequence ATGAGCGCTCCCCCGGACGGCTGGACCTTCACGACGAGCCTGTGGCAGTGGAAGGGCGGCGCGTGGCGGTTCGTCACCGTGCCCGAGGACGTCAGCGACGAGGTCGACGAGGTCGTCGGGGATGCCACCGGGGGCTTCGGGTCGGTGCGGGTCGAGGTCACCGTGGGCTCGACGACCTGGCTCACCTCGCTGTTCCCGTCGACCGAGCAGGGGGCCTACGTCCTCCCGGTGAAGAAGGCGGTCCGCACGGCCGAGGGAGTCGGTGACGACGACCCGCTCGAGGTGACGATCCGGCTGGTGGGCCGCTGA
- a CDS encoding DedA family protein: MQAVTEPVIDLIESVGELGVGALLALETVLPPIPSEVILPFAGYAAATGRLDPVLAWAAATVGSVVGAFILYGLGRALGYERLLDLSRRRWFFLLSTADLNRGHRFFAKHGRAVVFFGRFIPLVRSVVSVPAGIERMPAPRFAALTAAGSGIWNALFIAAGYQLGENYAVIEQWIAPVSTAVVVSLAAALVWLVVRRRRAVDGAFSDAGDGDGSTERAANEFELTSR, translated from the coding sequence ATGCAGGCTGTCACCGAACCCGTCATCGACCTCATCGAGTCCGTTGGCGAACTGGGCGTCGGGGCCCTGCTGGCGCTCGAGACCGTGCTGCCGCCGATCCCCTCCGAGGTGATCCTGCCGTTCGCCGGTTACGCGGCCGCGACGGGTCGGCTCGACCCGGTGCTCGCGTGGGCGGCCGCGACCGTGGGCAGCGTCGTGGGTGCGTTCATCCTCTACGGCCTGGGGCGGGCGCTCGGCTACGAACGGCTGCTCGACCTCTCGCGTCGCCGCTGGTTCTTCCTGCTGAGCACGGCCGACCTCAACCGCGGGCACCGGTTCTTCGCCAAGCACGGCCGCGCGGTCGTGTTCTTCGGGCGTTTCATCCCGCTCGTGCGGTCGGTGGTCTCGGTGCCCGCAGGGATCGAGCGGATGCCGGCGCCGCGGTTCGCGGCGCTGACCGCCGCGGGGAGTGGGATCTGGAACGCGCTGTTCATCGCCGCCGGCTACCAGCTCGGTGAGAACTACGCAGTCATCGAGCAGTGGATCGCGCCGGTGAGCACTGCCGTCGTCGTGTCGCTCGCGGCAGCGCTGGTGTGGCTCGTCGTGCGCCGCCGTCGGGCCGTCGACGGGGCGTTCTCCGACGCGGGGGACGGCGACGGTTCGACCGAGCGCGCAGCGAACGAGTTCGAGCTCACCTCACGCTGA
- a CDS encoding ABC transporter ATP-binding protein: MSPLLGRTDHAARTLPIATNATVRAHSKELLRHHLGPLTWVLLWHGIAALVALVGPWVVGQVVQEVTTGSPSLRRVDVLIGLLVAAILAQTVLTWVARRASFVLSERIFARLREDFITSSVRLPLSTVERAGTGDLVARTTNDIDSLAHIIRFGIPAIVVAMTTVTATGVAALLTSPLAALALLTAAAVHVPTSRWYLRRAGDGYLWEHASYARLNGVASETIEGAGTMDALDLQGARGRRFQEAMDECGDAEAYTLGLRLRWFPWLEIGFFLPIATSVLWGGWLAWEGHISIAAATAVTLYVQQLLDPLGELISWLDEIQFAATSLARILGVAEVPPDRVASGAQPVGERMEVDDVRYSYRQGRDVLHGVSLRLEPGERLAIVGPSGAGKSTLGRLLAGIDGPRTGRVTGGGVPLVDLELPVLRGEVALVTQEHHVFVGTVAENLRLPRPDATDEELHEALAAVDAAGWVAALPHGLDTVVGSGGHPLTEAQGQQLALARLVLADPHTLVLDEATSLLDPRAARHLERSLAAVVDGRTVVAIAHRLHTAHDADRVAVVEDGVISELGSHDELIARDGSYAALWRSWRDEA, encoded by the coding sequence ATGTCACCGCTCCTCGGCCGCACCGACCACGCGGCGCGCACCCTGCCCATCGCGACGAATGCGACGGTGCGGGCCCACAGCAAGGAGCTCCTTCGCCACCACCTCGGTCCCCTGACCTGGGTGCTGCTCTGGCACGGCATCGCCGCCCTCGTGGCCCTGGTCGGCCCGTGGGTCGTCGGCCAGGTGGTGCAGGAGGTCACGACCGGGTCGCCGAGCCTGCGCCGGGTGGACGTCCTCATCGGGCTGCTCGTCGCCGCGATCCTCGCCCAGACGGTGCTCACCTGGGTGGCCAGACGCGCGTCGTTCGTGCTGTCCGAGCGCATCTTCGCCCGCCTGCGCGAGGACTTCATCACCTCGTCGGTGCGCCTGCCCCTGTCGACGGTCGAACGCGCCGGCACCGGCGACCTCGTGGCACGCACGACCAACGACATCGACTCGCTGGCGCACATCATCCGCTTCGGCATCCCGGCCATCGTCGTGGCGATGACGACCGTGACGGCCACTGGGGTCGCGGCCCTGCTCACCTCCCCGCTCGCGGCGCTCGCGCTGCTGACGGCGGCTGCCGTGCACGTGCCGACGTCACGGTGGTACCTGCGCCGCGCCGGCGACGGCTACCTGTGGGAGCACGCCTCCTACGCCCGGCTCAACGGGGTCGCGTCGGAGACGATCGAGGGTGCCGGCACGATGGACGCCCTCGACCTCCAGGGCGCCCGCGGCCGTCGCTTCCAGGAGGCGATGGACGAGTGCGGCGACGCCGAGGCCTACACGCTCGGACTGCGCCTGCGCTGGTTCCCGTGGCTGGAGATCGGCTTCTTCCTGCCCATCGCCACCTCGGTGCTCTGGGGTGGGTGGCTGGCCTGGGAGGGCCACATCTCCATCGCGGCGGCCACGGCCGTGACGCTCTACGTCCAGCAGCTGCTCGACCCGCTCGGCGAGCTCATCTCCTGGCTCGACGAGATCCAGTTCGCGGCGACCTCGCTGGCTCGCATCCTCGGGGTGGCCGAGGTGCCGCCCGACCGGGTCGCCTCCGGGGCCCAGCCCGTCGGGGAGCGGATGGAGGTCGACGACGTCCGCTACTCCTACCGCCAGGGCCGCGACGTGCTGCACGGTGTCTCGCTGCGCCTCGAACCCGGCGAGCGGCTGGCCATCGTCGGCCCGTCGGGTGCGGGCAAGTCGACCCTTGGGCGCCTGCTCGCCGGCATCGACGGGCCGCGCACGGGACGGGTCACCGGTGGTGGCGTCCCGCTGGTCGACCTCGAGCTGCCGGTGCTGCGCGGCGAGGTGGCCCTGGTGACCCAGGAGCACCACGTGTTCGTCGGCACCGTCGCCGAGAACCTGCGGCTGCCCCGCCCGGACGCCACGGATGAGGAGCTGCACGAGGCGCTGGCCGCGGTGGATGCCGCGGGGTGGGTCGCCGCTCTCCCCCACGGTCTGGACACCGTCGTCGGCTCCGGTGGGCACCCACTCACCGAGGCGCAGGGACAGCAGCTCGCGCTGGCACGGCTCGTGCTGGCCGACCCGCACACCCTCGTGCTCGACGAGGCGACGTCGCTGCTCGACCCGCGCGCGGCCCGCCACCTCGAGCGCTCGCTCGCGGCGGTGGTCGACGGTCGCACGGTCGTCGCCATCGCCCACCGGCTGCACACCGCGCACGACGCCGACCGGGTCGCCGTCGTCGAGGACGGCGTGATCAGCGAGCTCGGCTCACACGACGAGCTCATCGCACGGGACGGCTCCTACGCGGCCCTGTGGCGCTCCTGGCGCGACGAGGCCTGA
- a CDS encoding ABC transporter ATP-binding protein has protein sequence MSPHPWPYATAPDAAPPLDADRLILWLARHQWRTLVGGVLFGVPWMLSIALVPAAIGKAVDDGLVARDPRALVTWAAAIMGLGLVSAVTTNGRHWFAVRNWLVSSFRTAVVTERAVRRAGPAVTRQMPAGEVVTSFASDFWRMGEVFDVTARLAGAIVSFIVVSAILLRGSVLLGVIMLVGGPLLLASLALVVRPLHRRQQAQREEAGQLTALGADTVAGLRVLRGIGGEDTFLARYAAQSERVRLAGVRLSPVQATLDAAQVLLPGIFVVVVTGIGAHLAVAGEITPGQLVAFYGYTAFLTMPLRTATEFVDKLTRTRVAARRIVKILTIEPDHAPAGRTSGDLLVDVGTQAGRTSGDLLVDVGTPEVDVMADLADAASGVVVAPGQFTALVSADPEDTAQIAQRLGRLLPGRHGVRWGDVDLDDLPIERVRSLVVVSGADPHLFSGPVRDTLGGADDAAREVAVHVASASDAVDSLDGGLDGELEERGRALSGGQRQRLALARAVLRDPEVLVLVEPTSAVDAHTEARIAQRLAAHRAGRTTVVVTASPLLLDTADAVLFVQGGTVTATGRHRDLLRTHPAYRDVVLRGED, from the coding sequence ATGTCCCCTCACCCCTGGCCCTACGCGACCGCCCCCGACGCAGCCCCGCCGCTGGACGCCGACCGCCTCATCCTGTGGCTGGCCCGGCACCAGTGGCGCACACTCGTCGGCGGGGTGCTCTTCGGCGTGCCGTGGATGCTCTCGATCGCCTTGGTGCCGGCGGCCATCGGCAAGGCCGTCGACGACGGACTGGTCGCCCGCGACCCCCGCGCGCTCGTGACGTGGGCTGCGGCGATCATGGGTCTCGGGCTGGTGAGCGCGGTGACGACGAACGGTCGGCACTGGTTCGCCGTGCGCAACTGGCTGGTGTCGTCGTTTCGCACGGCGGTCGTGACCGAGCGCGCGGTGCGGCGGGCCGGGCCGGCCGTCACCCGGCAGATGCCGGCCGGCGAGGTCGTCACGAGCTTTGCGAGCGACTTCTGGCGCATGGGTGAGGTCTTCGACGTCACCGCCCGCCTGGCCGGCGCGATCGTCAGCTTCATCGTCGTCTCGGCGATCCTGCTGCGCGGCTCGGTGCTGCTGGGCGTCATCATGCTCGTCGGCGGTCCGCTGCTGCTGGCGTCACTCGCCCTCGTCGTGCGACCGCTGCACCGGCGCCAGCAGGCACAGCGGGAGGAGGCCGGGCAGCTCACGGCACTCGGCGCCGACACCGTCGCCGGGCTGCGCGTTCTGCGTGGCATCGGCGGCGAGGACACCTTCCTCGCCCGGTATGCGGCGCAGTCGGAGCGGGTGCGTCTCGCCGGGGTTCGCCTCTCGCCGGTGCAGGCGACGTTGGATGCCGCCCAGGTGCTGTTGCCGGGGATCTTCGTCGTCGTGGTCACCGGCATCGGCGCCCACCTGGCCGTCGCCGGGGAGATCACCCCCGGTCAGCTGGTGGCCTTCTACGGGTACACGGCGTTCCTCACGATGCCGCTGCGCACGGCGACGGAGTTCGTCGACAAGCTGACCCGCACCCGGGTGGCTGCGCGCCGGATCGTGAAGATCCTCACGATCGAGCCCGACCATGCACCGGCCGGGCGTACCTCCGGTGACCTATTGGTCGATGTCGGTACGCAGGCCGGGCGTACCTCCGGTGACCTATTGGTCGATGTCGGTACGCCGGAGGTGGACGTGATGGCGGACCTGGCCGACGCGGCATCCGGCGTCGTCGTCGCTCCCGGGCAGTTCACCGCCCTGGTGAGCGCCGACCCCGAGGACACCGCGCAGATCGCCCAGCGCCTCGGCCGGCTGCTGCCCGGGCGCCACGGCGTGCGTTGGGGCGACGTCGACCTCGACGACCTGCCGATCGAGCGGGTCCGCTCGCTGGTCGTCGTCTCCGGTGCCGACCCCCACCTGTTCAGCGGGCCGGTGCGCGACACCCTCGGCGGCGCCGACGACGCCGCGCGCGAGGTCGCGGTGCACGTCGCGAGCGCCTCGGATGCCGTCGACTCCCTCGACGGCGGCCTGGATGGCGAGCTCGAGGAGCGCGGCCGGGCGCTGTCCGGCGGGCAGCGCCAACGTCTCGCCCTGGCGCGGGCGGTGCTGCGTGACCCCGAGGTGCTCGTGCTCGTGGAACCGACCAGTGCCGTCGACGCCCACACCGAGGCCCGCATCGCCCAGCGACTTGCCGCGCACCGTGCTGGGCGGACCACCGTCGTCGTCACGGCGAGCCCGCTCCTGCTCGACACCGCGGATGCCGTGCTCTTCGTGCAGGGCGGCACGGTCACCGCCACCGGGCGCCACCGCGACCTCCTGCGCACCCACCCGGCCTACCGCGACGTCGTGCTGCGGGGTGAGGACTGA